The following are encoded in a window of Brevibacillus ruminantium genomic DNA:
- the hisC gene encoding histidinol-phosphate transaminase codes for MQPKQRILSAPVYQPGKPIEDVKREFGLTEVIKLASNENPLGCSPKAKEAIQAQLDSLALYPDGASLQLRWDLADFHGVKPEQLIFGNGSDEIILMISRAYLEAGTNTVMATPSFSQYRSNAMVEGAELIEVPLKNGVHDLEAMATAINEQTRVVWVCNPNNPSGTIVKAAELEAFLQKVPKDVLVVMDEAYYEYVVDEDYPQTIPMLGQYPNLIILRTFSKIYGLATMRVGYGIATEEVINHLDHVREPFNTGSLGQAAARAALQDQEFVQKCSKHNREGLKQLTDRFDEWGLSYYPSQTNFILVNLNLDSDEVFTKLLQQGIIVRSGKALGFPGYQRITVGTKEQNEKVLQALGNILVAARK; via the coding sequence ATGCAACCGAAGCAGCGTATTCTCAGCGCACCGGTGTATCAACCGGGTAAGCCGATCGAAGATGTGAAGCGAGAGTTCGGCTTGACAGAAGTCATCAAGCTGGCGTCCAACGAAAACCCGCTTGGCTGTTCGCCCAAGGCGAAAGAAGCGATTCAGGCTCAGTTGGACTCGCTCGCCCTGTATCCCGATGGTGCCAGTCTACAGCTTCGTTGGGACTTGGCAGATTTTCACGGAGTGAAACCGGAGCAGCTCATTTTTGGAAATGGATCTGACGAAATTATCCTGATGATCTCCCGGGCTTATCTCGAAGCGGGCACCAATACGGTGATGGCGACGCCGTCTTTTTCACAATACCGTTCCAATGCAATGGTAGAAGGAGCCGAACTGATCGAGGTTCCGCTGAAAAACGGTGTCCATGATCTGGAAGCCATGGCGACAGCGATCAATGAACAGACCCGTGTCGTCTGGGTATGCAATCCGAATAACCCTTCTGGAACGATCGTGAAAGCGGCTGAGCTGGAAGCGTTTTTGCAAAAGGTGCCAAAAGATGTGCTGGTGGTTATGGACGAGGCCTATTACGAATACGTGGTGGATGAGGACTATCCGCAGACGATTCCGATGCTGGGCCAGTATCCAAACCTGATCATTTTGCGCACTTTTTCCAAAATTTACGGTCTGGCTACCATGCGTGTCGGGTATGGGATTGCTACAGAAGAAGTGATCAACCATCTGGATCACGTCCGTGAGCCGTTTAATACGGGTTCACTTGGTCAGGCGGCTGCTCGTGCGGCCTTGCAGGATCAGGAATTTGTGCAGAAGTGCTCCAAACACAATCGCGAAGGCTTGAAGCAGTTGACAGATCGCTTTGACGAGTGGGGGCTGTCGTATTATCCTTCGCAAACCAACTTTATTCTGGTCAATCTCAACCTGGATTCCGACGAAGTATTCACCAAGCTTTTGCAGCAGGGAATCATCGTTCGCTCAGGCAAAGCGCTCGGCTTTCCCGGCTATCAGCGAATCACCGTAGGGACAAAAGAGCAGAATGAAAAAGTATTGCAGGCATTGGGCAATATTCTGGTTGCAGCTAGAAAATAA
- the trpA gene encoding tryptophan synthase subunit alpha, producing the protein MSQRENRIDRLFADRSRKRFIPFLTVGDPTLEATFHLAHGLVEAGADLLELGVPYSDPLADGPTIQRASDRALANGVTIKDALNLVERLRQSGLEAPLVLFTYYNPVLQYGVERLFADLAAKGADGIVIPDLPIEENAAAVKAASDNGVHVISLVAPTSDSRIRMIGQQATGFLYCVSSLGVTGTRASLREDLAEFLQRVRSSTKAPTAVGFGISTPEQVKAIAPHTDGIIVGSAIVQEIERQGELLADPAQVGEGVKRIKTFVQQLTSALQ; encoded by the coding sequence ATGAGTCAGCGTGAAAATCGCATTGATCGCTTGTTTGCAGACCGGAGTCGAAAGCGGTTTATCCCGTTTTTGACTGTGGGCGATCCGACGCTGGAGGCGACCTTTCATTTGGCCCATGGACTGGTTGAGGCCGGTGCCGATTTGCTGGAGCTGGGTGTGCCGTATTCCGATCCCCTGGCTGATGGTCCGACGATCCAAAGAGCTTCAGACCGTGCGCTTGCCAACGGCGTCACGATCAAAGATGCCCTCAATCTGGTAGAGAGGCTGCGCCAATCCGGTCTCGAAGCTCCGCTTGTACTCTTTACCTATTACAACCCGGTTTTGCAATACGGGGTAGAGCGCCTGTTCGCTGATTTGGCAGCAAAAGGAGCGGACGGCATCGTCATTCCTGACCTGCCGATCGAAGAGAATGCTGCTGCAGTAAAGGCTGCATCTGATAACGGCGTACATGTCATATCACTAGTCGCCCCAACGTCGGATTCCCGCATTCGGATGATTGGACAGCAGGCAACAGGCTTCCTTTACTGCGTCTCTTCCTTGGGGGTAACGGGCACGAGAGCAAGCCTGCGAGAAGATCTTGCAGAGTTTTTGCAACGAGTGCGCAGTTCTACGAAAGCGCCTACGGCAGTCGGCTTTGGCATTTCGACTCCCGAGCAGGTGAAAGCCATAGCGCCGCATACAGACGGAATTATTGTCGGAAGTGCGATCGTGCAGGAAATCGAACGGCAGGGTGAACTCTTGGCTGACCCGGCGCAGGTTGGCGAGGGTGTCAAAAGAATAAAAACCTTTGTACAACAGCTGACGAGTGCGCTACAATAA
- the trpB gene encoding tryptophan synthase subunit beta gives MTATNTIKQQVPDQYGRFGAFGGKYVPETLMNALAELETAFAEAQEDPGFRQELGDLLREYAGRPTPLTFADKLTSHLGGAQIYLKREDLNHTGAHKLNNALGQGLLAKRMGKNSIIAETGAGQHGVASATVAAKLGLSCKVFMGTEDIKRQALNVFRMKMLGAEVIPAESGSRTLKDATNEAIRYWVSHVDETFYVIGSVVGPHPYPYMVRQFQKIIGEETRAQILEMLGQLPDEVIACVGGGSNAIGMFYPFIQDESVALRGVEAAGHGISTGKHAVTLSQGRPGVIHGAMTYLLQDEYGQVQEAHSISAGLDYPGVGPEHAYLKDEGRVQYTSVTDQEALDAVALLCRTEGIIPALESAHAIAEAIKRAPQMKKDQILVICLSGRGDKDVETIQRAMEERAAGGDVQ, from the coding sequence ATGACGGCAACAAACACAATAAAACAGCAGGTGCCTGACCAATACGGACGATTTGGCGCTTTTGGGGGAAAATACGTGCCGGAAACGCTGATGAATGCGCTGGCTGAGCTGGAGACTGCGTTTGCAGAGGCACAGGAAGACCCGGGATTTCGTCAGGAGCTTGGCGATTTGTTGCGGGAATATGCAGGGAGGCCGACTCCTCTTACGTTTGCAGACAAATTGACTTCGCATCTTGGCGGGGCGCAAATCTATCTCAAGCGCGAGGATTTGAACCATACGGGCGCTCACAAGCTGAATAACGCTTTGGGGCAGGGACTTTTGGCCAAACGCATGGGAAAAAACTCGATCATCGCGGAGACGGGAGCAGGCCAGCACGGGGTTGCCAGTGCAACCGTAGCGGCAAAGCTGGGGCTGTCCTGCAAAGTGTTCATGGGAACCGAAGATATCAAGCGCCAAGCACTTAATGTCTTTCGCATGAAGATGCTGGGAGCTGAGGTGATCCCTGCTGAATCAGGCTCTCGTACACTGAAAGATGCCACGAACGAGGCTATCAGGTACTGGGTCTCCCATGTAGACGAAACCTTTTACGTGATCGGTTCCGTCGTCGGTCCCCATCCGTACCCGTACATGGTTCGCCAGTTCCAAAAAATCATTGGCGAGGAAACTCGAGCACAAATCCTGGAGATGTTGGGACAACTGCCGGATGAAGTGATTGCCTGTGTTGGCGGAGGAAGCAATGCCATCGGGATGTTCTACCCGTTTATTCAAGACGAATCCGTAGCACTGCGCGGTGTAGAAGCGGCTGGTCATGGGATTTCGACGGGCAAGCATGCCGTTACCTTGAGTCAGGGGCGTCCCGGTGTGATTCACGGGGCCATGACCTATTTATTGCAGGATGAGTATGGCCAGGTGCAGGAAGCCCACTCGATCTCAGCTGGCTTGGACTATCCGGGGGTAGGGCCGGAGCATGCCTATCTGAAAGATGAGGGGCGTGTACAGTATACGTCAGTGACCGATCAAGAAGCGTTGGATGCCGTCGCGCTGCTGTGCCGCACGGAGGGAATCATTCCGGCGCTGGAGAGTGCGCACGCGATCGCTGAGGCAATCAAGCGCGCACCGCAAATGAAAAAGGATCAGATCCTGGTGATCTGCCTTTCGGGCAGGGGAGACAAAGACGTGGAAACGATCCAGAGAGCGATGGAAGAACGAGCAGCAGGAGGGGATGTACAATGA
- a CDS encoding phosphoribosylanthranilate isomerase, producing MTRIKICGVKHAETLRLLAALDVDYVGFVFAPSKRQISAETAGVLLGEVPEHPPAVGVFVNPTLPELEAVLELAPLSVIQLHGQESPAFCQEVQERFSLPVWKALAVGKSGLDDHSTDECTDIATYREVTQGLLFDTYDPAQAGGTGKRFSWEQIPQLIQATAPLPCIIAGGIHSGNVRELIENYSPAVIDVSSGVETEGVKDAAKIREFVERVREHDGNKHNKTAGA from the coding sequence ATGACACGCATCAAAATTTGCGGGGTGAAACATGCGGAGACTTTGCGGCTGCTGGCTGCGCTGGACGTGGATTACGTCGGCTTCGTCTTTGCACCGAGCAAACGCCAAATATCGGCTGAGACGGCAGGAGTTCTGCTGGGTGAAGTGCCAGAACATCCGCCAGCCGTAGGGGTATTTGTGAATCCCACCCTGCCAGAGCTGGAAGCAGTCCTCGAACTTGCTCCTCTTTCCGTCATCCAGCTTCACGGACAGGAAAGTCCCGCGTTTTGCCAAGAGGTGCAGGAGCGCTTTTCGTTGCCAGTGTGGAAAGCTCTGGCTGTCGGTAAATCTGGTCTGGACGATCACTCGACGGACGAGTGCACAGATATCGCAACATATCGCGAAGTGACACAGGGGCTGCTGTTTGACACATATGACCCCGCACAGGCAGGTGGAACCGGAAAACGCTTTTCGTGGGAGCAAATTCCGCAGCTGATCCAAGCGACTGCACCGCTTCCGTGCATAATCGCAGGCGGTATCCACAGTGGAAACGTCAGAGAGTTGATCGAAAACTATAGTCCTGCTGTCATCGATGTTTCGAGCGGAGTAGAGACAGAGGGCGTTAAGGATGCAGCAAAAATCAGAGAATTTGTGGAAAGGGTGAGGGAGCATGACGGCAACAAACACAATAAAACAGCAGGTGCCTGA
- the trpC gene encoding indole-3-glycerol phosphate synthase TrpC produces the protein MLHKIVERKQEEVAQLRSSTSIPALLREAEAMRPAKPFGEALLGSPRPVSVIAEVKKASPSKGVIRPNFDPVAIAKSYAAAQVECMSVLTDTPFFQGSKAYLQEISQIVSQPLLRKDFIIDEYQVVEARAIGADCILLIAAILDGHQLKELSQAAADLGMDTLIEVHDRSELEKVFSVTTPSLLGINNRNLRTFATDLAVTRELSSLVPAQIPVISESGISRVQDVQEVKQYGARAILVGEHFMRQENVTQAVLDLVGTKEVRAEQVKP, from the coding sequence ATGCTTCATAAAATTGTGGAACGAAAACAGGAAGAGGTCGCACAGCTTCGCAGCAGCACGAGTATCCCCGCATTGTTGCGGGAGGCAGAGGCCATGCGTCCTGCCAAACCGTTTGGTGAAGCCCTGCTGGGAAGTCCGCGTCCGGTGAGCGTAATTGCAGAAGTGAAAAAAGCTTCCCCATCCAAGGGAGTAATTCGCCCAAATTTTGATCCGGTCGCCATTGCGAAAAGCTATGCCGCTGCCCAAGTCGAATGCATGTCTGTGCTGACCGACACTCCTTTCTTTCAGGGGAGCAAGGCGTATTTGCAGGAAATTAGCCAAATCGTTTCTCAACCCTTGTTGCGCAAGGATTTTATCATTGACGAATATCAGGTGGTGGAAGCCCGGGCGATCGGGGCAGATTGCATTTTGCTCATTGCCGCTATTCTCGACGGTCACCAGTTAAAAGAACTGTCGCAGGCGGCAGCCGATCTGGGGATGGACACCTTGATCGAAGTGCATGATCGTTCGGAGCTGGAAAAGGTATTTTCAGTGACAACGCCATCGCTGCTCGGGATCAACAACCGAAACCTGCGAACCTTTGCTACGGATCTGGCTGTTACACGAGAGCTTTCCTCCCTCGTTCCAGCACAGATCCCTGTGATCAGCGAGAGCGGAATCAGCCGTGTGCAGGATGTGCAGGAAGTGAAGCAATACGGCGCAAGAGCGATTCTGGTCGGCGAGCACTTTATGCGCCAGGAAAATGTCACCCAGGCTGTTCTTGACCTCGTAGGGACAAAAGAAGTTCGGGCGGAGCAGGTGAAACCATGA
- the trpD gene encoding anthranilate phosphoribosyltransferase: protein MLKTALEKIITGSDLDRNHAQSAMGEIMDGRATAAQIGAFLAGMRMKGEKVEEIIGFAKAMRERAVSFPLNVPGMVDTCGTGGDGSHTFNISTASAIVAASDGVPIAKHGNRAVSSKSGSADVLEALGVPITLSPEDAADCLKTTNLCFLFAPLYHQAMKHAAGPRKELAVRTVFNLLGPLTNPAGATRQLLGIYDASLLQTVAEVLRELGIERAVVVAGSDGLDELTVTGPSYISELREGNIVNYEIAPEQFGLRRHSLDDLRGGDAVENAEIIKGVYHGERGAARDIVLLNAGAILYLADRVSSIQQGVMKAAELIDDGIVLEKLEQFRKVAGGLTHAS from the coding sequence ATGCTAAAAACGGCATTGGAGAAAATCATTACGGGCAGTGATCTGGACAGGAACCACGCACAGTCCGCCATGGGCGAGATCATGGATGGCAGGGCTACGGCCGCACAGATTGGCGCGTTTTTGGCCGGCATGCGGATGAAAGGGGAAAAAGTGGAGGAAATCATCGGCTTTGCCAAAGCCATGAGAGAGCGTGCCGTCAGCTTCCCTTTAAACGTTCCAGGAATGGTGGATACTTGCGGAACAGGCGGTGACGGAAGCCATACGTTCAACATCTCGACAGCATCCGCTATCGTCGCCGCGAGTGATGGTGTACCGATTGCCAAGCACGGAAACCGCGCTGTTTCCAGCAAGAGCGGAAGTGCTGATGTCCTCGAAGCGCTCGGCGTTCCGATCACCCTGTCACCAGAGGATGCGGCCGATTGTCTGAAAACAACCAATCTCTGCTTCCTGTTTGCGCCGCTCTACCATCAGGCGATGAAGCATGCAGCCGGTCCGCGCAAGGAACTGGCCGTGCGGACGGTTTTTAACCTGCTGGGACCGTTGACCAACCCAGCAGGGGCTACGCGCCAGCTTCTCGGCATTTACGATGCCAGCCTGCTTCAGACTGTAGCTGAAGTACTGCGTGAACTTGGAATTGAGCGGGCCGTCGTTGTGGCAGGTTCCGATGGATTGGATGAGTTGACCGTCACAGGGCCGAGCTATATTTCGGAGCTGCGTGAAGGCAATATCGTGAACTATGAGATCGCACCGGAGCAATTCGGGCTGCGCCGCCACTCCCTGGATGATTTGCGCGGGGGAGATGCGGTCGAAAATGCAGAGATCATCAAAGGTGTTTACCACGGCGAGCGGGGAGCAGCGCGCGACATCGTTTTGCTCAATGCGGGTGCGATTCTCTATCTGGCGGATCGGGTAAGCAGCATTCAGCAGGGGGTTATGAAAGCGGCTGAATTGATTGATGATGGAATTGTACTGGAAAAATTGGAGCAATTCCGGAAAGTGGCAGGAGGTTTGACCCATGCTTCATAA
- the trpE gene encoding anthranilate synthase component I, protein MFTPSLSEVQTLAKSYSLIPVRLTLLADQETPIRLYQKIRTPQSFLLESVEGGSRWARYSFIGLNPFQTVEASGDMITVKRRNGDQFVLKGNPVTYLREELDRYKSPKLSHFPRLSGGAVGFFGYNTLHYFEQLPKHQNDQLKLPDMRFLFTDEIIAFDHLKQEIQLIVNIQANDDDSDEMIAQKYTKASERLEQLAEQVTTVGEQETNNRLALGQHPATKLAVESNMSREAYEQMVEQAKSYIAAGDIFQVVLSQRFRTATELDPFSVYRVLRTLNPSPYMYVLQYEQETVVGTSPELLVRVENGKVEMRPIAGTRKRGNTAEEDAALADDLLSDPKERAEHYMLVDLGRNDVGRVSEYGSVKVEEALVIENYSHVMHMVSHVTGQLRKDAHPFDALLSAFPAGTVSGAPKIRAMEIIAELEQDARHLYAGAIGYLSFDGTMDTCITIRTLLFQGGYAYVQAGAGIVADSDPAAEYQESVNKAAAMLAALEKAEQLFARKEEQLC, encoded by the coding sequence ATGTTTACCCCATCCTTGTCTGAAGTGCAGACACTCGCAAAATCGTATTCGCTGATTCCGGTCAGGCTCACGTTGCTGGCTGACCAGGAGACCCCCATTCGTTTGTATCAAAAAATCCGTACTCCGCAGTCTTTTTTGTTGGAAAGCGTAGAAGGCGGCTCACGCTGGGCCCGCTACTCCTTTATCGGCCTTAATCCGTTTCAGACGGTAGAGGCATCAGGAGACATGATTACCGTCAAAAGAAGAAATGGCGATCAGTTCGTCCTGAAAGGGAATCCCGTCACTTATTTGCGGGAAGAGCTGGATCGGTATAAAAGCCCCAAACTGAGCCATTTCCCTCGCTTGAGTGGCGGTGCCGTCGGTTTTTTCGGCTACAACACGCTTCATTACTTTGAGCAGTTGCCAAAGCATCAAAACGATCAACTCAAGCTGCCGGACATGCGCTTTCTCTTTACAGATGAAATCATTGCATTTGATCATCTGAAGCAAGAAATCCAGCTAATCGTCAATATTCAGGCAAACGACGACGACAGTGATGAGATGATTGCGCAAAAATATACGAAGGCAAGCGAACGACTGGAGCAACTGGCCGAACAAGTGACGACGGTTGGCGAACAGGAAACAAACAACCGGCTTGCCCTGGGTCAGCATCCAGCTACAAAACTGGCTGTAGAGAGCAATATGAGCCGTGAAGCTTATGAACAGATGGTGGAACAAGCAAAATCGTATATCGCAGCAGGCGATATCTTTCAGGTCGTTTTGTCCCAGCGCTTCCGGACGGCAACGGAGCTTGATCCATTCTCTGTATACCGAGTGCTTCGTACACTGAACCCCTCTCCCTATATGTACGTACTGCAATACGAACAGGAAACGGTAGTGGGTACTTCTCCAGAGCTATTGGTCCGGGTGGAAAATGGCAAAGTGGAAATGCGGCCAATCGCTGGTACCCGGAAGCGGGGAAATACGGCAGAGGAGGACGCAGCTCTGGCTGATGATCTGCTAAGCGATCCCAAGGAGCGGGCAGAACATTACATGCTGGTCGATCTCGGACGAAATGACGTGGGCCGGGTATCGGAGTATGGCAGCGTAAAAGTAGAGGAAGCGCTGGTCATTGAAAATTACTCCCATGTCATGCATATGGTTTCGCACGTCACAGGCCAGCTGCGGAAGGACGCCCATCCCTTTGACGCCCTGTTGTCAGCCTTCCCTGCTGGCACTGTGTCTGGCGCACCCAAGATCAGGGCGATGGAGATTATCGCCGAGCTGGAACAAGACGCCCGTCATCTGTATGCAGGGGCTATCGGATATCTGAGCTTCGACGGAACCATGGATACGTGCATTACGATTCGCACACTCCTCTTTCAGGGAGGGTATGCGTATGTGCAGGCCGGAGCGGGTATCGTCGCGGATTCGGACCCCGCGGCTGAATACCAGGAATCAGTGAACAAGGCAGCCGCGATGCTGGCAGCTTTGGAAAAAGCAGAGCAGCTCTTTGCGCGGAAGGAGGAGCAACTATGCTAA